GCAGTTTAATGAGCCGCTTCTTCTCGTCGGTCTGCTGCCGGTAAAGGATGGCCACATGGCCTATGCGGCCCGCCAGGTGGCTTTGGGTGGCCTCGCGGATGCGCTCGATCAGCGCGTCCTTCTCGTCCTTGAACTCGTTGAAACGCACCTTGACCAGCTCGTGCGCCTCCAGCGCCGTGTTAACCGACTGAATCAGGTTCTCCGTGACCCCCTGCTTCCCCACCAGCACCACCGCGTCCAGGCCGTTCGCCAGGCCGCGCAGGTATTTCCGTTGCTGGGAAGTGAGTTGGTCCATGGTGCCGTGTCCCCGATGGTTGCGGTGTTGTGAAGGCAAAATTATAGCACACGGCGTGCCCCGCCCGTATCGCAGGCGTCCCGCCTGCCCTGTGTCCCGTACCGCAGGCGTCCCGCCTGCCTTGTCTTCCCCAGGGCCAGCGAGACGCTGGCGATACGTAGCGCAGGCGTCCCGCCTGCCTTGTCTTCCCCAAGGCTAGCAGGACGCTGGCGATACAGAACGGCGTCCCGCCTGCCCCTGCATTCAATACCGCCGTATAGGCGTCGGCCAAGGCTCCAAGCCAGGCCGCAATTCCATTTCCTTCATCAATCCCCGCCACGGCCACCCCTTCAGCCCGGCACGCTCCGGGTTGGAAAGCGCATATTCAACCGCATGCTCCAGTTCCTGCACGTTTCGAATCAGGTGGTCATAACTTTCCCGATGCCAGAAGGCCCCGGTGCGCCCGAGCAGGCGGTTGCACGAATGCGCGGTGTACGACTTCCAAGAATGCGTCACCTGTTCAAGAGAGAACCCTTCGAGCGGCTGCACCACGGCATGCACATGGTTCGGCATCACGCACCATGCCAAAAGACGGTGCCGCTCCCCATGAAACACGACCAGCGCATGCGCCACCACTGCGGCAATCTCAGGCCTTTTCAAATAACACCTCCCCCGACCCGCGTCCAGCCAGGACTCCACCTTCTCGTTCATCGCGCGCGCCAGGGATTGCTCCTCAACGGAGGTCAGCGCGCCCTTCATGCGAAGGGCATTGGCAAGAGCCTCCCGCTCCTGAATGAAACTTTCAAGCACCGTGCGCGCCAACGAATCGGCCAGCCGAAATGTGACCGAGTAACAACCCCCCTCCAGTTCCCAATGCGGGAGCGCCTTACGCCCCCGTTTCGAGGCATCGCAACTGTTTTTTGGATACACGATGTCCGGAAACTCTTCCATGGCCCCTCTCCTGCGGCATTATACCCGAACAACCCGCCTGTACCACAAGGCGCTCCGCCTGCCTTGTGTCCCGTAGCGCAGGCGTCCCGCCTGCCTTGTCTTTCCCAAGGCCAGCGGGACGCTGGCGATACAGAACGGCGTCCCGCCTGCCTTGTGTCCCGTAGCGCAGGCGTCCCGCCTGCCTTGTCCTCCCAGGGCCAGCGGGACGCTGGCGTTACGTAACTCGCCCGCGCTGCGCGCGGGGCAAGAGAGTGTAAAGAGAAAAAGAACAAAGGGCAATAGGGCAAAAGCATAAAGGGTTACGGAGTCCGCGAAACACGAAAGCCGCTGTTGAGGTTCGTGTAGGCCGGGGTGTAGTAGTTGCGCCGCGCCGAAAGGCAGTTGCTAAAGTTGTGGTTCCACGCCCCGCCGCGAAGCACCCGGTCACTGCCTGTTCCGGGGCCGGTCGGGTTGGTCATCGCGCCGCCGCTGTAGTAGGTATCTAAATACCAGTCGCCGCACCACTCCCACACGTTGCCGCTCATGTCGTAGGCTCCGACGGGGCTCACGCTGTTCACCGTCGTCACACTCCCGTTCGGGCTCGTATTGGTTCCGTTGAACCAGCCCACAGGCGACGTGTACGGCGCCGAGGTCAGGCCCAGCGGATTTACATAATTCGGATTGGAATCATTGTAATTGACCCGGTTTTTTCCCGTAAGCGTGTCACTGCTGAAACCGTAAATCCAGTGCTTCGTCCCGTTCCAGGCCGCCGCCCGCTCCCATTCCGCCTCCGTCGGCAGGCGGTAGCCGCCCGGCGCGGGCGGTGCGATGACCAGGGGCCAGCCTGCGGTGTTCATGTCGTAACAGGACGCCAGTCCGCGCATCTCGCTCAGCCAGTTGCAGAAGGCCACGGCGCCCCACCAGGACACCTGCACCATCGGATGAGGGGCCATGGAGTGACTGGTCGTGCCCGGCAGCCCTGTCCGGGTCTTCGGTGTGAAGACCCCGCTGCCGAACTGAATGTTGCAGGTTGAGTCGGTGGGGTTGACGAGCAGCACTGTCGCCGTACCCGCGCCCGCGCCGTCGGCGTCGGCGTAAATGCTTCCCGTGCCCGCCCATGCGGCGTTTGCAGCGGTGCGCAGATAGCCTTTGGCCAGGGCCCAGTTCAGCACGTCGCAGTACTCCTGATTCGTCGCCTCAAACTTGCCGATTTGGTAGGCGCCCAGGGTCACGGAA
This region of Candidatus Hydrogenedentota bacterium genomic DNA includes:
- a CDS encoding transposase, whose protein sequence is MEEFPDIVYPKNSCDASKRGRKALPHWELEGGCYSVTFRLADSLARTVLESFIQEREALANALRMKGALTSVEEQSLARAMNEKVESWLDAGRGRCYLKRPEIAAVVAHALVVFHGERHRLLAWCVMPNHVHAVVQPLEGFSLEQVTHSWKSYTAHSCNRLLGRTGAFWHRESYDHLIRNVQELEHAVEYALSNPERAGLKGWPWRGLMKEMELRPGLEPWPTPIRRY
- a CDS encoding YhbY family RNA-binding protein; translated protein: MDQLTSQQRKYLRGLANGLDAVVLVGKQGVTENLIQSVNTALEAHELVKVRFNEFKDEKDALIERIREATQSHLAGRIGHVAILYRQQTDEKKRLIKLP